A single window of uncultured Sunxiuqinia sp. DNA harbors:
- a CDS encoding O-acetyl-ADP-ribose deacetylase, which produces MNRIQLLQGDITEMHVDAIVNAANRSLLGGGGVDGAIHRAAGPKLKEACAKLNGCETGQAKITTAYRLPSRYVIHTVGPVWHGGEIGEKGQLASAYQNSLILAKEYKLKTIAFPNISTGVYAFPKKLAAKIATQTVLEFLEEDDWFEEVTLCVYDDENYKIYQDLLNV; this is translated from the coding sequence ATGAATCGAATTCAACTTTTACAAGGCGATATCACCGAAATGCATGTTGATGCTATTGTGAATGCAGCAAACCGAAGTCTTCTGGGAGGTGGCGGCGTTGATGGAGCTATTCACAGGGCAGCCGGGCCGAAGCTAAAAGAAGCTTGTGCAAAGCTAAACGGTTGTGAAACGGGGCAAGCAAAAATCACAACGGCTTATCGCCTGCCATCGCGATATGTGATTCACACGGTTGGTCCGGTTTGGCATGGAGGCGAGATTGGTGAAAAAGGACAGTTGGCTTCGGCGTACCAGAATAGTTTAATATTGGCTAAAGAATACAAACTAAAAACGATCGCTTTTCCAAACATCAGCACAGGCGTCTATGCCTTCCCCAAAAAACTCGCCGCAAAAATAGCAACACAAACAGTCCTTGAATTTTTAGAAGAAGATGATTGGTTTGAAGAAGTCACGCTTTGTGTTTATGATGATGAAAATTACAAAATCTATCAAGACCTTTTAAACGTCTGA
- a CDS encoding EamA family transporter — protein MWVLLTLLSAFLLGIYDVFKKLSVNENAVFPVLLISAITGAVIFTPPTIGSWYYPEFFQSIHFYVPSITLREHGMIFLKTMIVVSSWILAFTALKHLPITIVSPIRATSPLWTLIGAIIIFQEHLNFLQWAGVITTLLFFYLLSTAGKLEGIHFRKNIWILCIMGATLLGASSGLYDKFIMRKIDRFAVQAWFSFYQVVVMLPVVAIFRWSKPKSKRPPFDWRWSIPAIGVFLLMADFAYFYALSYEDSMISVIAALRRGGVLVAFVTGAFLFKESNIRQKGIYLLGILAGILMISLGS, from the coding sequence ATGTGGGTACTATTAACACTACTGTCGGCATTTCTCTTGGGTATTTACGATGTCTTTAAGAAGTTGTCGGTAAACGAAAATGCTGTATTTCCGGTCCTTTTGATCTCGGCAATTACCGGAGCGGTCATTTTTACCCCACCCACGATAGGTTCATGGTATTATCCTGAGTTTTTTCAATCCATTCATTTTTATGTGCCTTCAATCACACTGCGGGAACACGGCATGATTTTTCTAAAAACCATGATCGTAGTGAGTAGTTGGATTCTGGCATTCACAGCTTTAAAGCATTTGCCAATTACCATTGTCTCGCCCATTCGGGCAACAAGTCCGTTGTGGACATTAATCGGAGCTATCATCATTTTTCAGGAACACCTCAACTTTTTGCAATGGGCAGGCGTTATTACCACCCTGTTGTTTTTCTACTTGCTATCGACTGCCGGTAAGCTCGAAGGCATCCACTTTCGTAAAAACATTTGGATTTTGTGCATTATGGGAGCAACTCTGCTCGGTGCATCCAGCGGGCTATACGATAAATTCATTATGCGAAAGATCGACCGTTTTGCAGTGCAGGCCTGGTTTTCGTTTTACCAAGTGGTGGTCATGCTTCCGGTGGTTGCCATTTTTCGATGGAGCAAGCCCAAAAGCAAGCGACCACCATTTGACTGGCGATGGAGCATTCCTGCGATTGGTGTCTTTTTGCTGATGGCTGACTTCGCCTATTTTTATGCACTGAGTTATGAAGACTCCATGATTTCTGTTATTGCTGCTTTAAGACGAGGCGGAGTTTTAGTGGCTTTTGTAACCGGAGCATTCCTTTTTAAAGAAAGTAATATCCGACAAAAGGGAATTTACCTACTTGGCATTTTGGCCGGAATCTTAATGATTAGTTTAGGAAGCTAA
- a CDS encoding MgtC/SapB family protein — translation MEMIVNQFWILLDVVIATVLCSVIGGEREKLDKPAGLRTNMIVGSISCFFVAISPVLSNFINENIATDIMSVDPVRILQSIVVGVSFIGAGTILKSKDENTVRNLTTASTLLYSSGIGIAVAIKAYVVAVGLTLIILFINSINHLRGIKARFKKKSR, via the coding sequence ATGGAAATGATTGTCAATCAATTCTGGATTTTGCTCGATGTTGTAATCGCGACGGTTTTATGCAGTGTGATTGGAGGGGAACGGGAAAAACTGGATAAACCGGCTGGCTTACGCACCAATATGATTGTTGGAAGTATTTCATGCTTCTTCGTTGCAATTTCTCCGGTTCTAAGTAATTTTATCAACGAGAACATTGCAACCGATATTATGAGTGTGGATCCGGTGAGGATTTTGCAATCGATTGTGGTTGGAGTTAGTTTTATTGGTGCCGGCACCATTTTGAAATCAAAAGATGAAAATACGGTTCGGAATCTTACGACAGCTTCTACCCTGCTCTATTCGTCGGGGATTGGGATCGCCGTGGCTATAAAGGCATATGTTGTTGCCGTGGGGCTTACCCTTATCATTTTATTCATCAACTCAATAAACCATTTGAGAGGCATCAAAGCACGATTTAAGAAGAAGAGTAGATAA
- a CDS encoding Rho termination factor, with product MPNKKGSSLIKNEDQYEALIEKGASKQKAARIANSPDSGKKGGSSEKYERWTKEDLYEKAKQVGIDGRSNISKKELIDALRNN from the coding sequence ATGCCTAATAAAAAAGGATCATCTCTAATTAAGAATGAAGATCAGTACGAAGCACTGATTGAGAAAGGCGCTAGTAAACAAAAAGCAGCACGAATTGCGAATTCCCCTGATTCCGGGAAAAAAGGAGGTTCAAGCGAAAAATATGAAAGATGGACGAAAGAAGATTTGTATGAAAAAGCAAAGCAAGTTGGTATTGACGGACGAAGCAATATCTCGAAAAAAGAGTTAATCGACGCGCTGCGCAACAATTGA
- a CDS encoding type 1 glutamine amidotransferase domain-containing protein, which translates to MGTLTGKKVAILATNGFEESELFGPKDAFEKSGADVLLISPESGKITAWKHGEWSRKIDVDVNISEAEVSDYDALMLPGGVINPDKLRRNEKAVSFVRDFMETGKPVAAICHGPQMLIEADAVKGRTMTSFFSIKKDLQNAGANWIDLEVVVDNGLVTSRNPSDLESFSSKMVEEIAEGNH; encoded by the coding sequence ATGGGAACATTAACTGGAAAAAAAGTAGCAATATTAGCGACTAACGGTTTCGAGGAATCGGAGTTGTTTGGGCCAAAAGATGCTTTTGAAAAAAGCGGTGCTGATGTTCTGTTAATTTCGCCGGAATCAGGCAAAATTACTGCGTGGAAACATGGAGAATGGAGCCGCAAGATCGACGTTGATGTTAACATCTCGGAAGCTGAGGTTTCAGACTATGACGCGCTGATGCTTCCGGGTGGGGTAATTAATCCCGACAAACTCAGGCGTAATGAAAAAGCGGTCAGCTTTGTTCGTGATTTTATGGAAACCGGGAAACCGGTTGCAGCCATCTGTCATGGGCCTCAAATGCTAATTGAAGCTGATGCAGTTAAAGGACGAACAATGACCTCCTTCTTTTCAATCAAAAAAGACCTGCAAAATGCTGGAGCTAATTGGATTGACCTAGAGGTTGTTGTTGACAATGGCCTAGTCACTTCCCGCAATCCCTCGGATCTTGAATCTTTTAGCTCAAAAATGGTTGAAGAAATCGCCGAAGGTAATCACTAA
- a CDS encoding CsbD family protein: MSATTDKIKGNWNTVKGSLKQKYGELTDDDLTYAEGQEDELIGRIQKKTGKSKQEVKDFIDSI, translated from the coding sequence ATGAGTGCAACAACAGACAAAATTAAAGGAAACTGGAACACAGTTAAAGGTAGTCTTAAACAAAAGTATGGTGAATTAACGGACGATGATTTAACCTATGCTGAAGGTCAGGAAGATGAACTAATCGGACGTATCCAGAAAAAGACAGGAAAAAGTAAACAAGAAGTCAAAGATTTCATTGACAGTATTTAA
- a CDS encoding PA2169 family four-helix-bundle protein produces the protein MTQKELTKDLQDIIDICKDSVKGYETAADKIEQGDLQTLFLRLSQQRKGFVEEIKNEALKLGTELDESGSTKGFFHRTWLATKAVFSRETNEKVINESMQGEKVAVENYNKILGNENIPRYLREILEEQQKLIKGAILQLNGLKAEV, from the coding sequence ATGACACAAAAAGAACTTACTAAAGATCTACAAGATATTATAGATATCTGCAAGGACAGCGTAAAAGGCTATGAAACTGCTGCAGATAAAATTGAGCAAGGTGACTTGCAAACTTTATTTCTAAGGCTATCTCAGCAACGAAAAGGCTTTGTGGAGGAAATAAAAAACGAAGCATTGAAATTAGGTACCGAACTAGATGAGTCCGGCTCAACCAAAGGTTTTTTCCACCGCACTTGGCTAGCCACAAAAGCTGTTTTTTCCAGGGAAACCAATGAAAAAGTTATCAATGAAAGTATGCAAGGCGAAAAAGTAGCAGTTGAAAACTATAACAAAATTCTAGGTAATGAAAATATCCCCAGATATTTACGCGAAATTTTAGAAGAACAACAAAAACTAATTAAAGGTGCCATTTTGCAACTAAATGGACTTAAAGCAGAAGTATAA
- a CDS encoding phosphoribosylpyrophosphate synthetase: MSNNNQYDTLVGAIEALKKRGFTHNFSVNKAGQLEEHSDKHYKASEVILHEFHRFEGNTNPADMSIVYAVETKSGAKGTVVDSFGVDGSEIVSDFMNNAEQKQFD, from the coding sequence ATGAGTAATAATAACCAATACGACACACTAGTGGGAGCAATTGAAGCATTGAAAAAGCGCGGTTTTACACATAATTTTTCAGTCAACAAAGCAGGTCAACTTGAAGAACATTCTGATAAGCATTATAAGGCTTCGGAAGTAATATTACATGAATTCCATCGATTTGAAGGAAATACCAATCCCGCCGACATGAGCATTGTTTATGCCGTTGAGACAAAATCGGGAGCAAAAGGAACAGTTGTCGACTCTTTCGGTGTCGATGGTTCTGAAATCGTTTCAGACTTTATGAATAACGCTGAGCAAAAGCAATTTGATTAA
- a CDS encoding nitroreductase family protein: MDDVQRKNKNTQNISPEEEHFLKLIQKRWSPRSFSDEKIPIESIQQIFEAGKTMMSCFNEQPWRIIFAFKDDPHYSKLFDCLGEFNQNWARTAPCLGVVVAKKHFSKKDKINRHRFYDSGAFMAAATLRATSMGLFAHQMAGFTPQKVVDHFDLPDEFEPITMFVIGKPTDPEQLPKDLRKQETKKSDRKKLDEFLYQEWEVPYRKT, translated from the coding sequence ATGGACGATGTACAACGTAAAAATAAGAACACTCAAAATATTAGCCCTGAAGAAGAACACTTTTTAAAACTAATTCAAAAGCGCTGGAGTCCCCGGAGTTTTAGTGATGAGAAAATCCCGATCGAATCAATTCAGCAGATTTTTGAAGCTGGAAAAACAATGATGTCTTGTTTTAATGAACAGCCATGGCGAATCATCTTTGCGTTTAAAGATGATCCTCATTACTCAAAATTATTTGATTGTTTGGGAGAGTTTAACCAAAACTGGGCTCGAACAGCACCTTGTCTAGGAGTAGTAGTAGCAAAAAAACACTTCTCCAAAAAGGATAAGATAAATCGGCATCGCTTTTACGATTCGGGTGCTTTTATGGCGGCTGCTACTTTGCGAGCAACCAGCATGGGACTATTCGCACACCAAATGGCCGGGTTCACACCTCAAAAAGTGGTCGATCATTTTGATCTTCCCGATGAATTTGAGCCAATCACCATGTTTGTCATCGGAAAGCCAACTGATCCAGAACAACTCCCCAAGGACCTGAGAAAACAAGAAACGAAAAAGTCGGACAGGAAAAAGCTTGATGAATTTTTGTATCAAGAATGGGAAGTTCCCTACCGAAAAACTTAG
- a CDS encoding RNA polymerase sigma factor, with amino-acid sequence MKSDQQIILELKQEKTKQAAFRSLVSTYKERLYWHIRKIVISHDDTDDVLQNTFIKVWRNIDNFREESGLFTWLYRIATNESLTFLSQKKKKTFAGSEESNDYILENLQTDPYINGDEIQYRLQKAIAQLPDKQRLVFNMRYFDDIKYQDMEKILETSEGALKASYHHAVKKIEEYFKSEE; translated from the coding sequence ATGAAAAGCGACCAGCAAATCATTCTCGAACTAAAACAAGAAAAGACAAAACAAGCAGCTTTTCGGTCTTTAGTATCGACCTATAAAGAACGGTTGTACTGGCACATTCGCAAAATCGTAATTAGTCATGATGATACTGACGACGTTTTGCAGAATACCTTTATTAAGGTGTGGCGCAACATCGACAATTTCAGGGAAGAATCCGGATTGTTTACCTGGCTGTACAGAATTGCGACGAATGAATCTCTAACCTTTTTAAGCCAGAAAAAGAAGAAAACCTTTGCTGGCAGCGAAGAGTCTAACGATTACATTTTAGAAAATCTACAGACTGACCCATATATTAATGGCGATGAAATTCAATATCGGCTGCAAAAAGCAATAGCACAGCTGCCAGACAAACAGCGTTTGGTTTTCAATATGCGTTACTTTGATGATATTAAGTATCAGGACATGGAGAAAATTCTTGAAACTTCAGAAGGCGCACTTAAAGCTTCGTATCATCATGCGGTAAAGAAAATTGAAGAATACTTTAAATCAGAAGAATAA
- the ychF gene encoding redox-regulated ATPase YchF, with protein MALKCGIVGLPNVGKSTLFNCLSNAKAQSANFPFCTIEPNVGVITVPDDRLIKLEELVNPERVVPTTVEIVDIAGLVRGASKGEGLGNKFLGNIRETDAIIHVLRCFENENITHVDTTIDPVRDKETIDIELQLKDLETVESRLAKVEKQARTGNDPDAKRLFKVLSLYKEALNQGKSARTVELDENDLKIAKDLQLLTNKPILYICNIDEASVTTGNTYVEAVKEEIKDENAEMLMIAAATEADIAELEDFEERKMFLDDLGLAESGVNKLIKMAYKLLELETYFTAGVKEVRAWTYKKGFKAPQAAGVIHTDFEKGFIRAEVIKYNDFTTLGSEQACKEAGKMAVEGKEYVVQDGDIMHFRFNV; from the coding sequence ATGGCTTTAAAGTGTGGAATTGTAGGACTTCCAAATGTAGGTAAGTCAACCTTGTTTAATTGTTTATCAAATGCAAAGGCTCAGTCGGCAAACTTTCCGTTTTGCACCATTGAACCGAATGTTGGAGTAATTACTGTCCCCGATGATCGTTTGATTAAATTGGAAGAGTTGGTGAATCCCGAGCGGGTAGTGCCTACAACAGTGGAGATTGTTGATATTGCCGGATTGGTTCGTGGAGCAAGCAAAGGCGAAGGGTTGGGAAATAAATTTCTGGGGAACATTCGGGAGACAGACGCAATTATTCATGTATTGCGTTGCTTTGAAAATGAAAACATCACGCACGTTGATACCACTATTGATCCGGTTCGTGATAAGGAAACGATTGATATTGAGCTTCAGTTGAAAGACCTGGAAACTGTTGAAAGTCGTTTGGCAAAGGTTGAAAAACAAGCTCGAACCGGAAACGATCCCGATGCGAAAAGGTTGTTTAAGGTTCTTTCGTTGTATAAGGAGGCTTTGAATCAAGGAAAGTCTGCCCGCACGGTTGAGCTGGATGAAAATGATTTAAAAATCGCAAAAGATCTTCAGTTGTTGACTAACAAACCCATACTTTATATCTGTAATATTGACGAGGCTTCTGTAACCACTGGAAATACCTATGTCGAGGCAGTGAAAGAAGAGATTAAGGATGAAAACGCGGAGATGCTGATGATAGCAGCAGCAACAGAAGCTGACATTGCAGAGTTGGAAGATTTTGAAGAGCGGAAGATGTTTTTAGATGATCTTGGCCTTGCAGAATCGGGCGTTAATAAATTAATTAAGATGGCCTATAAATTGCTGGAGTTGGAAACTTATTTTACCGCTGGAGTGAAAGAAGTGCGTGCATGGACTTATAAAAAAGGCTTTAAAGCCCCTCAGGCTGCCGGAGTTATTCATACTGATTTTGAGAAAGGCTTTATTCGAGCCGAGGTTATAAAATATAACGACTTTACAACGCTAGGATCGGAGCAAGCTTGTAAAGAAGCCGGGAAGATGGCCGTTGAAGGGAAAGAGTATGTGGTTCAGGATGGAGATATCATGCATTTCAGATTTAATGTTTAA
- the asnB gene encoding asparagine synthase B: MCGIVGVFDLKTDAQQLRPQVLEQSKKIRHRGPDWSGIYCGDKAIIAHERLSIVDPESGGQPLYSKDKKLILGVNGEIYNHQEIREQTKDKYEYQTGSDCEVILALYQEKGIDFLDDLSGIFAFALYDVENDTYLIGRDHIGIIPLYMGWDKSGNFYVGSELKSLEGVCTKIEEFPPASYLYSKDGEVKTWWTRDWMDYENVKDNPASVEELKEAMEKAVHRQLMSDVPYGVLLSGGLDSSVTSALAKKFSGKRVEAGDAKDAWWPQLHSFVIGLDGSPDLAAARKVADHIGTIHHEINYTIQEGLDAIRDVIYHIETYDVTTIRAATPMYMLARVIKSMGIKMVLTGEGADEIFGGYLYFHKAPNAEEFHKETLRKLSKLNLYDCLRANKSLAAWGVEGRVPFLDKEFIDVAMRMNPQAKMAGKEKMEKWVVRKAFEDILPESVAWRQKEQFSDGVGYGWIDTLKQIAKDKISDEMMENANFRFTINTPRSKEEYLYRTIFEEHFPSDAAASCVPSVPSIACSTAEALAWDESFKDNVDPSGRSISGVHEQSKIFEK; the protein is encoded by the coding sequence ATGTGTGGAATAGTAGGTGTATTTGATTTGAAAACAGATGCCCAGCAATTGCGGCCTCAGGTTTTAGAACAGTCAAAAAAGATTAGACATCGCGGGCCGGACTGGTCTGGGATTTATTGTGGCGACAAAGCAATCATTGCTCACGAGCGATTATCAATTGTTGACCCGGAATCGGGAGGTCAGCCATTATATAGTAAAGATAAGAAGCTTATTTTAGGCGTTAATGGTGAAATCTACAATCATCAGGAAATTCGGGAACAAACCAAAGATAAATATGAATATCAAACAGGGTCGGACTGCGAAGTAATTTTGGCACTCTACCAGGAAAAAGGAATTGATTTTCTGGACGACTTAAGCGGAATTTTTGCATTTGCTCTTTATGATGTTGAAAATGATACTTACCTGATTGGTCGCGACCATATTGGTATTATTCCATTGTACATGGGGTGGGATAAAAGCGGAAACTTCTATGTTGGATCCGAGTTAAAATCATTGGAAGGTGTTTGCACCAAGATTGAAGAATTTCCACCTGCCAGCTATTTATATAGTAAAGATGGCGAAGTTAAAACTTGGTGGACCCGCGATTGGATGGACTATGAAAATGTAAAAGATAATCCAGCTAGCGTTGAAGAATTGAAAGAGGCGATGGAAAAAGCAGTACATCGTCAATTGATGTCGGATGTGCCTTATGGTGTTTTGCTTTCCGGTGGCTTAGATTCCTCTGTTACTTCTGCCTTAGCTAAAAAATTCTCAGGCAAAAGGGTTGAGGCTGGCGACGCGAAAGATGCCTGGTGGCCACAGTTGCACTCCTTTGTAATTGGATTAGATGGATCTCCAGACCTGGCTGCGGCGCGTAAAGTAGCCGACCATATTGGAACAATTCACCATGAGATAAATTATACCATACAGGAAGGGCTTGATGCAATTCGTGACGTAATTTACCACATTGAGACTTACGATGTAACTACAATACGGGCTGCTACTCCGATGTATATGTTGGCTCGTGTCATTAAATCGATGGGTATAAAAATGGTTTTAACTGGTGAAGGTGCTGATGAAATCTTTGGTGGTTACTTGTATTTCCATAAAGCGCCAAATGCCGAAGAGTTTCACAAAGAGACACTGCGTAAACTAAGCAAACTGAATTTGTATGATTGCTTACGTGCCAATAAATCGTTAGCTGCATGGGGAGTTGAGGGTCGTGTTCCATTCCTGGATAAAGAGTTTATTGACGTGGCCATGCGCATGAATCCTCAGGCAAAAATGGCTGGCAAAGAAAAGATGGAAAAATGGGTTGTTCGTAAAGCATTCGAAGATATTTTACCTGAAAGCGTAGCTTGGAGACAAAAGGAGCAGTTTTCTGACGGCGTTGGTTATGGATGGATTGATACGCTGAAGCAAATTGCTAAAGATAAAATCTCGGATGAGATGATGGAAAATGCTAATTTCCGTTTTACGATAAATACGCCAAGATCAAAAGAAGAGTATTTGTACCGCACTATTTTTGAGGAGCACTTCCCCTCTGATGCCGCTGCTTCATGCGTGCCATCGGTGCCATCGATAGCGTGTAGTACAGCCGAAGCTTTGGCTTGGGATGAATCGTTCAAAGACAATGTTGATCCATCAGGACGCTCAATAAGTGGTGTACATGAGCAAAGCAAAATATTTGAAAAATAA
- a CDS encoding 4Fe-4S binding protein, producing the protein MTITKVWIEEDCTSCGLCESSCPDVFEMPDGASVKEGAD; encoded by the coding sequence ATGACGATTACAAAAGTTTGGATTGAAGAAGATTGTACGTCATGTGGATTGTGTGAAAGTTCTTGTCCCGATGTATTTGAAATGCCCGATGGGGCTAGTGTTAAAGAAGGAGCTGACTGA
- a CDS encoding DMT family transporter — protein sequence MQAYWGEIAALFTAVFWTVTSMAFESAGKKVGSLAVNLIRLVIAFFIYSAYTQVTRGMWFPFDANAYQWFWLAASGIVGFVIGDLLLFQAFVVIGARISMLMMAMTPPFTAFISYFVLDEVLSLSNWIGMAITLCGISMVILKREAGPLNGEQKIRKRLTSAYSVSGILLALGGALGQAIGLVMSKKGMGDYDAFAASQIRVMSGIVGFAILLLVLKRYYRVWAALKNISAMKRITLGSFFGPFLGVSFSLIAIQNTKAGIAATIMAIVPVLIIPPAILIFKEKVNWKEIIGAVITVIGVAIFFV from the coding sequence ATGCAGGCTTATTGGGGGGAAATCGCAGCTTTGTTCACCGCTGTCTTTTGGACGGTAACCAGTATGGCATTTGAATCAGCCGGGAAAAAAGTCGGCTCTTTGGCTGTAAATCTGATCCGATTGGTTATTGCATTCTTTATTTATTCGGCCTACACACAGGTAACACGCGGAATGTGGTTTCCTTTTGATGCGAATGCCTATCAGTGGTTTTGGTTGGCCGCTTCGGGCATCGTCGGGTTTGTAATTGGCGACTTGCTGTTGTTTCAAGCCTTTGTGGTTATTGGCGCCCGCATCTCAATGCTAATGATGGCCATGACTCCGCCGTTCACTGCGTTTATCTCCTATTTTGTATTAGACGAAGTTCTTTCACTATCCAATTGGATTGGCATGGCAATTACCTTGTGTGGAATTAGCATGGTGATTTTGAAACGTGAAGCTGGTCCTTTAAATGGAGAGCAGAAAATACGTAAACGGTTAACTTCAGCGTATTCTGTCTCTGGTATTTTATTGGCCTTGGGTGGCGCGCTTGGTCAGGCTATCGGGTTAGTAATGAGCAAAAAAGGGATGGGAGATTACGATGCTTTTGCGGCTTCTCAAATTCGGGTGATGAGTGGAATTGTTGGCTTTGCGATCTTGTTGTTGGTATTGAAACGTTATTATCGGGTATGGGCGGCTTTGAAAAATATCTCAGCGATGAAGCGCATTACGTTGGGTTCTTTCTTTGGGCCATTCTTGGGAGTTTCCTTTTCGCTTATTGCTATTCAAAATACAAAGGCCGGAATTGCGGCAACGATTATGGCAATTGTTCCGGTTTTAATTATCCCTCCGGCCATTCTAATTTTTAAAGAGAAAGTAAACTGGAAGGAAATTATTGGTGCGGTTATTACGGTAATCGGAGTCGCCATTTTCTTCGTTTAA
- a CDS encoding ABC transporter ATP-binding protein: protein MIKAILNKISKNNDWKLLRKFAGFFAPHKKWFFLSIASIPITTAAGILFLWLVENIVDNYIIPGNIEGLTLQIILLAVVLLVNLLFDGFYSYSFSKAGGLAIVDLRKKLFGKSLRFPLSYFDKKPIGVTLSRLTSDMESIQESFAAGILGLLADSIKTLALVSYLFYLNWRLTLVLLLVVPLIILVMRYLRKKIRQAYNTSRSSLAKSAAYLQESLNGMKTIQLYASEDEVLEKYNDLNKQYCDAQNSSNVYDSALYSIVEGITSLATALVIWYGAIQIWDYGFTMGVLIVFVTTLERLFIPVRQFAQQISTIQRALSALEHISELFKQRVEAPEEIATNQPIKPLELKEIEFKNVFFRYNEDSPDVLKDVSFKLEKGDRMALVGTTGSGKSTIIKLLTKTYTGYRGSIKINGIELTDIPLAQVRETISVMQQDIFMFNNTVEFNISLGRKFISRSDVEQAASFVFANHFINQLPGRYDFTIQDNGDNLSKGQAQLISFARAISGNSELIILDEATSAVDSVTEQYIQQAIANIFSMKTVIAVAHRLSTIKNSDLILVLEDGKIIEQGNHTELIQHGGKYAQLLHQLAEENQQE, encoded by the coding sequence ATGATTAAGGCTATACTAAATAAAATATCGAAAAATAACGACTGGAAACTACTCCGAAAGTTTGCAGGATTTTTTGCGCCACACAAAAAGTGGTTCTTTTTAAGCATTGCTTCAATTCCGATTACAACCGCAGCCGGTATTTTATTCCTTTGGTTGGTTGAAAATATTGTTGACAATTATATCATTCCAGGGAATATTGAAGGATTAACGCTTCAAATTATTTTACTGGCAGTGGTATTACTCGTCAATTTGTTATTCGATGGTTTTTACAGTTATTCCTTCTCCAAAGCCGGAGGGTTGGCCATTGTCGACCTTCGCAAAAAGTTATTTGGAAAATCTTTGCGATTTCCCTTGAGCTACTTCGACAAAAAACCTATCGGTGTAACCTTATCGCGACTCACCAGCGACATGGAATCTATTCAGGAATCGTTTGCTGCCGGAATTTTGGGACTGCTGGCCGACAGTATTAAGACGCTGGCATTAGTCAGTTACCTGTTTTATCTGAATTGGAGACTAACCTTAGTTTTACTTCTGGTTGTACCTCTGATTATTCTGGTCATGCGGTATCTTCGAAAAAAGATCCGCCAAGCCTACAATACTTCCCGCAGCAGCTTGGCCAAGTCGGCAGCTTATTTACAGGAATCACTCAATGGTATGAAAACCATTCAACTTTATGCTTCCGAAGATGAAGTACTCGAAAAATATAACGACCTTAACAAGCAGTATTGCGATGCCCAAAACAGTTCAAACGTATACGATTCAGCACTCTACTCGATTGTTGAGGGAATTACCTCCCTGGCTACAGCGTTGGTAATTTGGTACGGTGCCATCCAAATTTGGGATTATGGATTTACAATGGGCGTACTCATTGTTTTCGTCACAACATTGGAACGTCTTTTTATACCGGTCAGGCAGTTTGCACAGCAAATTTCTACCATCCAACGTGCCTTGTCGGCGCTGGAACATATCAGCGAGTTATTTAAACAAAGAGTTGAAGCACCTGAAGAAATTGCAACCAATCAACCAATTAAACCCCTCGAGCTAAAAGAAATTGAATTTAAAAATGTCTTTTTTCGATACAATGAAGATTCTCCTGATGTGCTGAAAGATGTTTCTTTCAAACTTGAAAAAGGTGACCGAATGGCATTGGTAGGCACAACCGGATCGGGCAAATCAACCATCATCAAGCTACTAACCAAAACCTACACCGGCTACCGCGGATCGATAAAAATTAATGGCATCGAACTAACCGACATCCCATTGGCGCAGGTTCGCGAAACAATATCGGTCATGCAACAAGATATTTTCATGTTCAACAACACGGTTGAATTTAATATTTCGTTGGGACGAAAATTCATAAGTCGAAGTGATGTAGAGCAAGCAGCATCTTTTGTTTTTGCCAATCACTTCATCAACCAGCTTCCGGGAAGGTACGATTTTACTATTCAAGATAATGGCGACAACCTTTCAAAAGGTCAGGCTCAACTCATCTCCTTTGCCCGTGCAATTAGCGGCAACAGCGAACTAATCATCCTGGATGAAGCAACTAGTGCAGTCGATTCAGTTACTGAGCAATACATTCAGCAAGCCATTGCTAATATTTTCTCGATGAAAACCGTAATTGCCGTGGCTCACCGACTGAGTACAATTAAAAACTCAGACTTGATTTTGGTTCTGGAAGACGGAAAAATTATTGAACAGGGAAATCATACTGAGCTCATTCAACACGGAGGGAAATATGCGCAACTGCTCCATCAACTGGCCGAAGAAAATCAACAAGAATAG